In the genome of Streptomyces fagopyri, the window CGGAGCGGGGAGACCTCCAGGACCGGGGCCTTCTTGGCGGCGGGGGCAGGGGCGGCGGCCGCGGCGGGCGCCGGGGCAGCGGCGGCGGCCTTGGCGGCCTCCGCGGCGGCGACGACGTCCTGCTTGCGGATGCGGCCACCGACGCCGGTGCCCTTGACGGCGGCCAGGTCGACACCGTTCTCGGCGGCGAGCTTGCGCACCAGCGGGGTCACGTAGGCGCCGTCGTCACCGGAGGTCGCGGCGGGTGCCGGGGCCGGGGTGACGGGGGCGGGCGCGGCCGGCGCGGGAGCCGGAGCGGGCGCGGCGGGCGCGACCGGGGCGGCGGCCTGGACCGGAGCCGGAGCCGGAGCCGGAGCCGGAGCGGCCGGGGCGGGCGCGGCCGGGGCCGGAGCCGCGGGGGCCGGAGCCGGAGCCGCGGGGGCGGCCGGGGCCGGGGCCGGAGCGGCAGCGGCGGGAGCCGCGGGGGCCGGAGCGGCGGCCGGAGCCGCGCCCCGGGCGCCGATGACGGCGAGCTTGGCGCCGACCTCGGCGGTCTCGTCCTCGCCGACCACGATCTCCAGCAGGACGCCGGCGACCGGCGCGGGGATCTCGGTGTCGACCTTGTCCGTGGAGACCTCGAGCAGCGGCTCGTCCTCCGCGACCTCCTCGCCGACCTCCTTCAGCCAGCGGGTGACGGTGCCCTCGGTGACCGACTCGCCCAGCGCGGGCAGCACGACGTCGGTACCGGAGGCGCCACCGGCCGGAGCGGCGGGGGCGGCAGCGGCGGCGGGAGCCGGAGCCGCGGGGGCCTCGGCGGCGGGGGCCGGCGCGGCCGGGGCCGGGGCCGGGGCGGCCTCGGGCTCGGCGGCCGGAGCGGGGGCGGCGGCGGGCGCGCCCGTGCCGTCGTCGATGACGGCCAGCTCGGCGCCGACCTCGACGGTCTCGTCCTCGGCGACCTTGATGGACGCCAGGATGCCGGCGACGGGAGAGGGGATCTCGGTGTCGACCTTGTCCGTCGACACCTCCAGCAGCGGCTCGTCGGCCTCGACGCGCTCGCCCTCGGCCTTCAGCCAGCGGGTGACAGTGCCCTCGGTGACGCTCTCACCGAGCGCCGGAAGGGTTACGGAAACCGGCATGGTTTCTGTTGCTCCTTACGATGGGATCTCCCCTGCTTCGAGCGGAGTCGAGAGCTTG includes:
- the sucB gene encoding 2-oxoglutarate dehydrogenase, E2 component, dihydrolipoamide succinyltransferase is translated as MPVSVTLPALGESVTEGTVTRWLKAEGERVEADEPLLEVSTDKVDTEIPSPVAGILASIKVAEDETVEVGAELAVIDDGTGAPAAAPAPAAEPEAAPAPAPAAPAPAAEAPAAPAPAAAAAPAAPAGGASGTDVVLPALGESVTEGTVTRWLKEVGEEVAEDEPLLEVSTDKVDTEIPAPVAGVLLEIVVGEDETAEVGAKLAVIGARGAAPAAAPAPAAPAAAAPAPAPAAPAAPAPAPAAPAPAAPAPAAPAPAPAPAPVQAAAPVAPAAPAPAPAPAAPAPVTPAPAPAATSGDDGAYVTPLVRKLAAENGVDLAAVKGTGVGGRIRKQDVVAAAEAAKAAAAAPAPAAAAAPAPAAKKAPVLEVSPLRGQTVKMPRIRKVIGDNMVKALHEQAQLSSVVEVDITRLMKLRAQAKDSFAAREGVKLSPMPFFVKAAAQALKAHPVINARINEADGTITYFDSENIGIAVDSEKGLMTPVIKGAGDLNIAGISKATADLAGKVRANKITPDELSGATFTISNTGSRGALFDTIIVPPNQVAILGIGATVKRPAVIETEEGTVIGVRDMTYLTLSYDHRLVDGADAARYLTAVKAILEAGEFEVELGL